The stretch of DNA TCTGTAGCCTGCTTCCTTTAGCTCTTTCACAGACAGTAGTGGGCTCTTCCCAAATTCTGTCATGTTGGCCATCAGTGGACCGTTCACCCTTTTGGCAAACTCAATGAACTCATCTTTTCCTTCTAAGGCTTCTGTAAAGACCGCGTCTGCTCCGGCCTCGAAATAATTGTTTGCTCTAGCTATGGCATCTTCCAGTCCGTTTACAGATCTGGAGTCTGTCCTGGCAATGATCATGAAATCTGGGTCATTCCTAGCTTCCACGGCCGCTCTTATCTTCGAGATCATTTCTCTGGTATCTATGATCCTCTTTCCGTTCAGATGTCCGCATTTCTTTGGCAGAACCTGATCCTCCATATGAACTGCCGAAACACCTGCACGCTCCATCTCCCTTACTGTTCTTGTAACGTTGATAGTCTCTCCAAATCCCGTATCTATATCTGCGATCAGGGGCGATCTGGTGACGTTTACGATTTTCCCGGCTTCAGCCGCAACCTCGGTGAGCGTTGTCACTGAAAGATCAGGAAAGCCCATGGCTCCAGCGACGCCTGAACCAGAAAGGTAAGTGGATTTGAAGCCGGCCTTCTCAGCTATCATGGCCGAGATCCCGTTGAATACTCCGGCTGAGAAGACAAAACCATCATTGACCTGTCTTCTGAGTTCTGAAGGGCCAAGATTACGATTGTCTCTCATTACGGACGTTCTTAATCACCTCCATGAGTTCTACCGCGTCACTTCTGTCAAAACGTTTTGCCAGGTCCACGACCTCATTCGCGCTCCTCTCGCTCATAACCTTCATTCCCTTGGCAAGGACATCATCCCATGTATAGGGTTTCCGGTGGTGTCCTTTGGGAACGTCAAGTTCCTCAGCGATCGTTTGCTTGTCAGTTTCCACTGTAATCTTGACTGGTAGGAATTCTGGATACATTCTGTTGAACCGTTCCGTCACCGTATAACTGGATTTATCAATCAGGGAAAGTATCTTTGGGTCGTTCAGAAAGTGCTGCTTATAAGAGTCGGGTGTCGGATCTCCGTAAACAAGTGAATAGGCTACCAGATATGGCATACTGTGGTCTGCGGTCTCCTTTGTCTGCGGTCTAAGTTTTTCAGGATCCTTGATAATGATCTTGTTAGCTACTTCAAACGTTTCCACGGATATTTTCCTGATACCGCCCGTAAGTTTACCACGAATCTTCAGTGCGGCTTCAACGGCACTCATGGCATGGTATTCAACGGGGTAGTTCTTAATCATGGTCCTCATGACTCTTCTCTTCCCGATCGAGAGAACCAGTGGGCCGGAAACCTGTTTTATAAATGCCATTTCCCCGTTGAATATCGGTGATGGTCCCGTAAATCCATTCAGAGCAAGACAAGCAGCGAACACAGTGTTCCTTGATGCATTGGCCGCAGTGGTGCCTTTCCACATGCTGAGTTCTCCGGCTCTAGTCTGCCTCATGCTTATGTTATTGTTTATGCCTAGATTCAGGAGATTCTCAAAGTGTGA from Thermoplasmataceae archaeon encodes:
- a CDS encoding MmgE/PrpD family protein, which encodes MDPVVGDIFNYSAEVKSEGIDTQRADEIKKRIADSLFVAYAASNSEPVMLERKALLPSKGKYNSTIFFTGEKASVDIATFLNGSMTRYLDYSDTYLSKEALHPSDNIPPILAMAEPFESSGSDIIKAIDVAYEVVGSLSDAVSIRDRGWDHVTYISISSAAGIGNLLDMDESHFENLLNLGINNNISMRQTRAGELSMWKGTTAANASRNTVFAACLALNGFTGPSPIFNGEMAFIKQVSGPLVLSIGKRRVMRTMIKNYPVEYHAMSAVEAALKIRGKLTGGIRKISVETFEVANKIIIKDPEKLRPQTKETADHSMPYLVAYSLVYGDPTPDSYKQHFLNDPKILSLIDKSSYTVTERFNRMYPEFLPVKITVETDKQTIAEELDVPKGHHRKPYTWDDVLAKGMKVMSERSANEVVDLAKRFDRSDAVELMEVIKNVRNERQS
- the prpB gene encoding methylisocitrate lyase, which produces MRDNRNLGPSELRRQVNDGFVFSAGVFNGISAMIAEKAGFKSTYLSGSGVAGAMGFPDLSVTTLTEVAAEAGKIVNVTRSPLIADIDTGFGETINVTRTVREMERAGVSAVHMEDQVLPKKCGHLNGKRIIDTREMISKIRAAVEARNDPDFMIIARTDSRSVNGLEDAIARANNYFEAGADAVFTEALEGKDEFIEFAKRVNGPLMANMTEFGKSPLLSVKELKEAGYRMVIFPLTVFRAFLKNALEVYTDLIKLGTQTSFLDKLMTRKEYYNIIGYDEYEKEDHDLFSRNLKQ